In Clostridiales bacterium, a single genomic region encodes these proteins:
- the gnd gene encoding decarboxylating 6-phosphogluconate dehydrogenase — MKLGIIGLGKMGLNLAINAAGKGHEIIAYDICEDRMLEAKKEKIEIANSIQNLVKRLGNENRVVWLMVPAGKAVDDTIDGLISIFKSGDTIIDGGNSFYKDSMRRYKKLKALNIDFLDAGVSGGIEGARQGVCTMVGGDRDVFERVEKLFKDISVEGGYLYAGKSGSGHFTKMVHNGIEYGMMQAIGEGFEILDKSEFDIDNEKIARLWDNGSVIRGWLMELMADAFSKDEKLDKIEGVAYSSGEGLWTAQTALELKVPAPVITDSVIMRYRSEQEESFSAKVIAALRNEFGGHKVKTKD, encoded by the coding sequence TTGAAATTAGGGATTATAGGACTTGGCAAGATGGGATTGAATCTGGCAATAAATGCAGCCGGAAAGGGACATGAGATTATCGCTTACGATATTTGTGAGGATAGAATGCTTGAGGCAAAGAAAGAAAAAATTGAAATTGCAAACAGCATCCAGAATCTGGTCAAAAGGCTTGGAAACGAAAACAGGGTCGTCTGGCTTATGGTGCCGGCAGGCAAAGCTGTTGACGATACAATAGATGGCTTAATTTCTATTTTTAAAAGTGGAGATACCATAATCGACGGTGGCAATTCTTTCTACAAGGATTCGATGCGAAGATATAAAAAGCTTAAGGCCTTAAACATTGATTTTCTTGACGCAGGGGTAAGCGGCGGAATAGAAGGAGCACGGCAGGGCGTTTGCACAATGGTTGGCGGCGATAGAGATGTCTTTGAGAGAGTTGAAAAACTGTTTAAAGATATCTCTGTGGAAGGCGGATATCTCTATGCAGGAAAGAGTGGAAGCGGCCATTTTACAAAGATGGTGCACAACGGGATAGAATATGGGATGATGCAGGCAATTGGTGAGGGATTTGAGATACTGGACAAAAGCGAATTTGATATTGATAATGAAAAGATTGCGAGATTATGGGACAATGGTTCGGTAATCAGAGGCTGGCTGATGGAATTAATGGCAGATGCCTTCAGCAAGGATGAAAAGCTTGATAAAATCGAAGGAGTCGCATACTCGTCAGGAGAGGGACTCTGGACGGCACAGACAGCCCTTGAACTCAAAGTGCCGGCGCCGGTTATAACGGATTCGGTCATTATGAGGTATAGATCGGAGCAGGAAGAAAGTTTTTCGGCAAAGGTTATTGCCGCATTAAGAAATGAATTTGGCGGCCATAAGGTAAAGACCAAAGATTAG